In [Leptolyngbya] sp. PCC 7376, a genomic segment contains:
- the dnaJ gene encoding molecular chaperone DnaJ: MAGDYYEILGVSRDCGKDELKRAYRRLARQYHPDVNKEAGAEDKFKEINRAYEVLSEPETRARYDRFGEAGVSGAGASGAEYGDMGGFADIFETIFSGFGGMGGPGGSAGGTRRRSGPTRGDDLRLDLKLDFKEAIFGGEKEIRIPHLETCTTCSGSGAKAGTSSDTCGTCSGSGQVRRATRTPFGSFAQVSVCPTCNGDGQVIAEKCESCGGVGRKQETKKLKITIPPGVDTGTRLRVSREGDAGLKGGPPGDLYVYLAVNSDKKFRREGINIHSDVEVSYLQAILGARITVETVDGTEELDIPAGLQPNKVLTLENQGVPKLGNPVSRGDHLITIKVVIPTKLGREERELLHQLAQLKGAGTGKGGFEGILGNIFNK; encoded by the coding sequence ATGGCTGGTGATTATTACGAAATCCTTGGTGTGTCCCGTGATTGCGGGAAGGATGAGCTAAAGCGGGCTTATCGTCGTTTAGCTCGTCAATATCACCCAGATGTAAATAAAGAAGCGGGAGCTGAGGATAAGTTTAAAGAAATTAATCGCGCTTACGAGGTGCTATCTGAGCCTGAAACTCGTGCTCGTTATGATCGTTTCGGGGAAGCGGGAGTTTCTGGTGCTGGTGCCAGTGGTGCTGAATATGGAGATATGGGTGGCTTTGCCGATATCTTTGAGACAATATTTAGCGGTTTTGGTGGTATGGGTGGCCCTGGTGGGTCAGCTGGAGGGACACGTCGTCGTAGTGGACCAACCCGTGGTGATGATTTACGGCTAGACCTAAAGCTTGATTTTAAGGAAGCTATTTTTGGTGGCGAGAAGGAAATCCGCATTCCGCATTTAGAGACTTGTACAACTTGTAGTGGCTCTGGTGCGAAGGCGGGTACATCGTCTGATACCTGTGGAACTTGTAGTGGCTCTGGTCAAGTCCGCCGAGCAACCCGAACTCCTTTTGGGAGTTTTGCACAGGTATCTGTCTGCCCCACTTGTAATGGTGATGGTCAAGTTATTGCAGAAAAATGTGAATCCTGTGGTGGTGTTGGCAGAAAACAGGAAACAAAGAAGTTAAAAATCACAATTCCACCAGGAGTCGATACAGGGACACGTTTGCGGGTATCTCGCGAAGGTGATGCTGGTTTAAAGGGAGGTCCTCCAGGTGATCTTTATGTTTATCTCGCGGTTAATTCGGACAAGAAATTCCGTCGTGAAGGCATTAATATCCACTCAGATGTTGAGGTGAGCTACCTTCAAGCAATTCTTGGAGCCAGAATTACTGTTGAAACAGTCGATGGTACTGAGGAGCTTGATATTCCAGCAGGTTTACAACCGAATAAGGTTCTGACTTTGGAAAATCAAGGTGTCCCGAAATTAGGGAATCCAGTGAGTCGTGGTGATCATTTAATTACAATTAAAGTTGTGATTCCGACGAAGCTGGGACGCGAAGAGCGAGAGCTATTGCACCAGTTAGCACAATTAAAAGGTGCTGGTACTGGTAAGGGTGGCTTTGAAGGAATTTTAGGCAATATTTTTAATAAATAA
- the dnaK gene encoding molecular chaperone DnaK, with the protein MGKVIGIDLGTTNSCVSILEAGKPMVVTNAEGGRTTPSIVGFGKGNERLVGQLAKRQSVTNAENTVYSIKRFIGRRWDDTERERSRVPYNCVKGRDDTVDVEIRRRSFTPQEISAMVLQKLKTDAEAFLGEKVSQAVITVPAYFTDAQRQATKDAGTIAGLEVLRIINEPTAAALAYGLDKQDQEQFILVFDLGGGTFDVSVLQLGDGVFEVKATSGNNHLGGDDFDNVIVRWMAKTFHKNEGIDLSTDKMALQRLREAAEKAQIELSGTLTTSINLPFITADETGPKHLEVDLTRAQFEKLAQKYIEGTLKPVQQALKDSELTADRIDRIILVGGSTRIPAVQKAIQAFFDGKQADRSINPDEAVALGAAIQAGVLGGEVEDVLLLDVTPISLGIETLGEVFTKVIDRNTTVPTSKSQTFSTATDGQTSVEIHVLQGERALAKDNKSLGRFLLTGIPPAPRGLPQIEVSFEIDVNGILQVSAQDKGTGKAQSIKITNTGGLSPAEVDKMRAEAAQFEEQDRRRLKIVELQNQADSLFYSFETTLRENSSLLNEEKETELTEKRHALERAFSDKSVTTEAVQALLDDFRDSLLAIGSQIYDGNQNAGSAQSSADANPAFDSDHETMVIPSGNEGMVENGEGNITGDYEAID; encoded by the coding sequence ATGGGTAAAGTAATTGGCATTGACTTAGGCACAACCAATAGCTGCGTTTCTATCCTTGAAGCAGGCAAGCCAATGGTCGTCACAAATGCAGAAGGCGGTAGAACGACCCCAAGTATAGTGGGCTTTGGTAAAGGTAATGAAAGGTTGGTTGGTCAACTAGCAAAACGACAGAGCGTGACAAATGCAGAAAATACAGTGTATAGTATCAAGCGTTTTATTGGCCGCCGCTGGGATGACACTGAACGGGAACGTTCTCGCGTACCTTACAACTGTGTAAAAGGCCGTGATGATACCGTCGATGTAGAGATTCGCCGCCGGAGCTTTACACCTCAAGAAATCTCTGCAATGGTTTTGCAAAAGCTGAAAACAGATGCAGAAGCATTCCTCGGAGAAAAAGTTTCACAAGCTGTTATTACTGTTCCTGCTTACTTTACTGATGCCCAGCGCCAAGCAACAAAAGATGCTGGCACGATCGCCGGACTAGAAGTACTTAGAATCATCAATGAGCCGACAGCAGCAGCCTTAGCTTATGGACTCGACAAACAAGATCAAGAACAATTTATTCTTGTATTTGACCTTGGTGGTGGAACGTTTGACGTTTCTGTTTTGCAACTGGGAGATGGGGTCTTTGAGGTGAAAGCAACCTCTGGCAATAATCACCTTGGTGGCGACGATTTCGATAATGTCATTGTTCGGTGGATGGCAAAAACCTTCCACAAAAATGAAGGGATTGACCTTAGTACCGACAAAATGGCATTGCAACGACTCCGAGAAGCTGCAGAGAAAGCACAAATCGAGTTGTCTGGAACTTTAACCACTTCCATTAACTTACCCTTTATCACTGCTGATGAAACTGGACCCAAGCATCTCGAAGTTGATCTGACCCGTGCCCAGTTTGAAAAGTTAGCCCAGAAATACATTGAGGGAACTCTAAAACCTGTCCAACAAGCTCTAAAGGACTCAGAACTTACCGCTGACCGAATTGATCGCATTATTCTAGTTGGTGGCTCAACCCGAATCCCAGCAGTTCAAAAAGCTATTCAAGCTTTTTTTGATGGCAAACAGGCAGATCGTTCAATTAATCCCGATGAGGCTGTCGCCTTAGGAGCTGCCATCCAAGCGGGTGTTTTAGGCGGAGAAGTAGAAGATGTTCTTCTCCTTGATGTCACTCCCATTTCTCTGGGCATCGAAACCCTTGGCGAAGTATTCACAAAGGTTATTGACCGCAATACAACAGTTCCAACCAGTAAGTCCCAAACCTTTTCGACAGCGACGGATGGTCAAACATCTGTCGAAATTCATGTCTTACAAGGTGAACGAGCCTTGGCAAAAGATAATAAAAGTTTAGGTCGTTTTCTACTGACTGGCATACCACCAGCACCAAGAGGCTTACCTCAAATCGAAGTGAGCTTTGAAATTGATGTCAATGGTATTTTGCAAGTGTCAGCGCAAGATAAAGGCACAGGCAAAGCGCAAAGCATCAAAATCACGAATACAGGTGGTTTGAGTCCTGCCGAAGTCGATAAAATGCGTGCGGAAGCAGCTCAATTTGAAGAGCAAGATCGTCGTCGCCTCAAAATTGTGGAATTACAGAACCAAGCCGATAGCTTGTTCTATAGCTTCGAAACAACTCTGCGTGAGAATAGCTCACTCCTCAATGAAGAAAAAGAGACAGAGTTAACAGAAAAGCGCCATGCCCTTGAACGAGCTTTTAGCGATAAATCTGTCACAACGGAAGCTGTTCAAGCACTTCTCGATGATTTTCGGGATTCTCTACTAGCAATTGGTTCTCAGATCTACGATGGGAATCAGAATGCAGGGTCTGCCCAGTCCTCCGCCGATGCAAATCCTGCATTTGATTCTGATCACGAAACAATGGTTATTCCTTCCGGAAATGAAGGGATGGTTGAGAACGGCGAAGGCAATATTACAGGTGACTATGAGGCAATCGATTAA
- the grpE gene encoding nucleotide exchange factor GrpE — translation MAEDAQNLETSTEDLNQTSEAASEETLDQQNSADVDNQTTSEAEANSETDLEFGESELDDTPLDSAELEAVITALQQEITTLRQQLTTQGQQADNFKAQYMRIAADFENFRKRSSKEKEDMEMRIKCNTVNDMLGAVDNFERARLQIKPANDGEMTIHKSYQGVYKQLVEGLKKIGVSAMRPEGEEFDPNFHEAVFQEPTSEYPEGTVIEQVVRGYLLGDKVLRHAMVKVAAAPAEEASSENTDAET, via the coding sequence ATGGCAGAAGACGCACAAAACTTAGAGACCTCAACAGAAGACCTAAATCAAACATCAGAAGCAGCATCTGAGGAAACTCTGGATCAACAAAATAGTGCTGACGTGGATAACCAGACAACTTCTGAAGCTGAGGCAAACTCTGAAACAGATCTTGAATTTGGGGAAAGTGAACTAGATGACACGCCCTTAGATAGCGCTGAACTTGAAGCTGTGATCACTGCTCTACAGCAAGAAATCACAACCTTACGTCAACAGCTCACAACCCAAGGTCAACAAGCAGATAATTTCAAAGCACAGTACATGCGCATTGCTGCTGATTTTGAAAATTTTCGGAAGCGCAGCAGCAAAGAAAAAGAAGACATGGAAATGCGGATCAAGTGCAATACCGTCAATGACATGCTTGGTGCAGTGGATAATTTTGAACGAGCAAGATTACAAATCAAACCTGCCAATGACGGTGAAATGACTATCCATAAGAGCTATCAAGGGGTCTATAAACAGCTTGTCGAAGGCCTGAAGAAAATCGGCGTCTCCGCTATGCGACCAGAAGGCGAAGAATTTGATCCCAACTTTCATGAAGCTGTTTTCCAAGAGCCCACAAGCGAATATCCAGAAGGTACAGTGATCGAACAGGTTGTGCGTGGATATTTATTGGGCGACAAAGTCTTACGTCATGCAATGGTGAAAGTTGCCGCAGCTCCTGCAGAAGAAGCATCTAGTGAAAACACTGATGCTGAGACCTAA
- a CDS encoding GspE/PulE family protein — protein MTQSPLSKRKKALALRNDFSPFGNKLIQSGVVDHQQMEKALVETRKSGRPLTSVIEELTGKALSPELVRQYKKHHLFELKILYGVDSIDPEIQDIDSSQMGELINSLIPIELCRRHKILPLRRIEIDEAIEVIVAMVDPDNLAAQDDINRLFRLQNIKMQRIVITDEDYRRILDEYLEVQVQQQADEKEEAERAAEADEMRKAVELDDLDLGDDEGLDEAADESADLMSENQASSAPVIKLVNKVLLKALQEGVSDIHIEPQEKDLRIRFRKDGVLQYAFEPLPKKIIPAVSARFKIMAELDIAERRLPQDGRIRRVFKGRKVDFRVNSLPSRYGEKICLRILDNSSTQLGLDILITNPDILEQVREMAQRPFGLILVTGPTGSGKSTTLYSILAERNHPGVNISTAEDPIEYSLPGITQVQVIREKGMDFASILRAFMRQDPDVILVGETRDKETAKTAIEAALTGHLVLTTLHTNDAPRAIARLDEMGVEPFMISGSLLGVLAQRLMRRVCSECRVPYQPTADELGRFGLAASQDGELTIYKANTLSADQIQTARSKGTLCPKCNGGGYKGRVGVYEFMRNTEEIEALINSGATTDLIKEVAVQEGMLSILAYSLDLVKEGYTTFDEVERVTFSDSGLEAELKAKRKTGLTCGTCAAELKPEWVDCPYCMTPRF, from the coding sequence ATGACTCAATCGCCTCTCTCAAAACGGAAGAAAGCCTTAGCGCTCCGTAATGATTTTTCTCCGTTTGGCAACAAACTCATCCAATCTGGCGTTGTTGACCACCAACAGATGGAAAAGGCTTTAGTTGAGACCCGTAAGAGCGGTCGACCCCTGACATCTGTGATTGAGGAGCTTACTGGCAAGGCACTCTCCCCCGAATTAGTTCGACAATACAAAAAGCACCATCTTTTCGAACTTAAGATTCTTTATGGTGTTGATTCTATTGACCCTGAAATCCAGGATATCGATAGCAGTCAAATGGGAGAGCTGATCAATAGCCTTATCCCTATTGAGCTTTGTCGCCGTCACAAAATTTTGCCTTTACGCCGTATTGAGATCGACGAAGCAATCGAAGTCATTGTGGCAATGGTTGATCCGGATAATCTGGCTGCACAAGATGATATCAATCGTCTCTTCCGGCTGCAAAACATCAAAATGCAGCGCATTGTAATTACAGATGAAGATTATCGGCGCATTCTCGACGAATATTTAGAAGTACAAGTTCAACAACAAGCCGACGAGAAGGAAGAAGCAGAAAGAGCAGCCGAAGCAGACGAGATGCGTAAGGCTGTTGAGCTTGATGATCTTGACCTCGGTGATGATGAGGGACTAGATGAAGCTGCCGATGAAAGCGCTGATCTGATGAGTGAAAACCAGGCGAGTTCTGCGCCTGTGATTAAGCTCGTTAACAAGGTTTTGCTCAAAGCTTTGCAGGAAGGAGTTTCTGATATTCACATAGAACCTCAAGAAAAAGATTTGCGTATTCGATTCCGTAAGGATGGTGTATTGCAATATGCTTTTGAGCCCTTACCAAAGAAGATTATTCCGGCTGTATCTGCCCGTTTCAAGATTATGGCAGAGCTTGATATTGCGGAGCGACGATTGCCGCAGGATGGTCGGATTCGTCGAGTCTTTAAAGGTCGTAAAGTTGATTTTCGTGTGAACAGTCTTCCAAGTCGTTATGGCGAAAAGATTTGTCTCCGGATCTTGGATAACTCTTCGACACAGCTAGGCTTAGATATTTTGATTACCAATCCAGATATTTTGGAGCAGGTGCGAGAAATGGCCCAGCGTCCATTTGGTCTGATTTTGGTGACGGGACCCACGGGTTCTGGTAAATCGACGACACTGTATTCGATTCTCGCTGAACGAAATCATCCAGGTGTCAACATTAGTACAGCGGAAGACCCGATTGAATATTCGCTTCCTGGTATCACGCAAGTTCAGGTAATTCGCGAAAAAGGGATGGATTTTGCCTCGATTCTCCGCGCGTTTATGCGACAGGATCCAGATGTGATTCTGGTGGGTGAGACTCGCGATAAAGAAACAGCAAAAACAGCGATTGAGGCAGCATTAACCGGTCACTTGGTTTTGACAACGCTTCATACGAACGACGCACCAAGGGCGATCGCCCGATTGGATGAAATGGGTGTAGAGCCCTTTATGATTTCTGGATCATTGCTGGGTGTCCTAGCCCAACGTCTTATGAGGCGGGTTTGTAGCGAATGTCGTGTGCCCTATCAACCGACCGCTGATGAACTAGGTCGCTTCGGTTTGGCAGCTTCCCAAGATGGTGAACTTACAATTTATAAAGCCAATACTCTCAGTGCCGATCAAATCCAAACAGCACGCTCTAAAGGCACCCTATGTCCGAAGTGTAATGGTGGCGGCTATAAGGGTCGTGTTGGTGTGTATGAGTTTATGCGCAATACGGAGGAGATCGAAGCACTGATTAACAGCGGTGCCACTACTGATCTGATTAAAGAGGTTGCTGTGCAAGAAGGTATGCTCAGTATCTTGGCCTACAGTCTTGATTTGGTAAAAGAGGGCTATACGACCTTTGATGAAGTCGAACGTGTAACCTTCTCCGATTCGGGCCTTGAGGCAGAACTCAAAGCAAAACGGAAAACCGGGTTGACCTGTGGTACCTGTGCAGCTGAGCTAAAACCAGAATGGGTGGATTGCCCCTACTGTATGACGCCGCGTTTTTAG
- a CDS encoding type IV pilus twitching motility protein PilT, which yields MDVMIEDLMEQLVEMGGSDMHIQAGAPVYFRVSGKLAPIDDEPLSPQEAQKLIFSMLNGTQRKDLEKNWELDCSYGVKGLARFRVNVYRERGCYAACLRALSSKIPNFDMLGLPDIVREMAERPRGLVLVTGQTGSGKTTTMAAMLDLINRTRAEHILTVEDPIEYVFPNNKSLFHQRQKGEDTKSFANALKAALREDPDIILVGEMRDLETISLAISAAETGHLVFGTLHTNSAAGTIDRMLDVFPPIQQPQIRAMLSNSLLAVFSQCLVQKSNPKPGEFGRAMAQEIMVVTPAIANLIREGKSAQVYSAIQTGMKLGMQTMEQALAGLVSAGSITFEEGLAKSGKPDELQRLVGGALGGGAKMKRR from the coding sequence ATGGATGTAATGATCGAAGATTTGATGGAGCAACTCGTTGAAATGGGCGGCTCAGACATGCATATTCAAGCTGGAGCACCAGTCTATTTCCGAGTTAGTGGTAAACTTGCCCCTATCGATGATGAACCGCTATCGCCCCAAGAAGCGCAAAAGCTGATTTTCAGTATGCTCAATGGTACTCAGCGCAAAGACCTTGAGAAGAATTGGGAATTGGACTGCTCTTATGGCGTAAAAGGATTGGCTCGTTTCCGTGTAAATGTTTATCGCGAGCGTGGTTGTTACGCTGCTTGTTTGCGAGCATTATCCTCGAAAATTCCGAATTTTGATATGTTGGGGCTGCCTGATATTGTGCGGGAGATGGCAGAACGTCCCCGTGGTTTAGTTTTGGTGACGGGTCAAACAGGTTCTGGTAAAACCACAACGATGGCGGCGATGTTGGATCTGATCAACCGCACCCGTGCTGAACATATTTTGACGGTAGAAGACCCAATCGAATATGTTTTTCCCAATAATAAAAGTCTTTTCCACCAACGCCAAAAAGGTGAAGATACAAAGAGTTTTGCGAATGCCCTAAAGGCTGCACTTCGGGAAGACCCAGATATTATTCTTGTGGGTGAGATGCGGGACTTGGAGACGATCTCCCTTGCCATCTCCGCCGCTGAAACAGGGCACCTTGTTTTTGGCACGCTCCACACAAACTCCGCTGCTGGAACGATTGACCGGATGCTCGATGTATTCCCACCAATTCAACAGCCTCAAATTCGAGCGATGCTTTCTAATTCGCTTTTGGCAGTATTTAGTCAATGTCTCGTCCAAAAATCTAATCCGAAACCAGGTGAGTTTGGTCGGGCAATGGCTCAGGAAATCATGGTTGTCACCCCGGCGATCGCCAACCTAATCCGCGAAGGAAAATCGGCCCAAGTGTATTCCGCGATTCAAACTGGTATGAAATTGGGGATGCAAACGATGGAGCAAGCCCTTGCGGGGCTAGTTTCTGCCGGATCGATTACATTTGAAGAGGGACTGGCTAAGAGCGGCAAACCTGATGAACTCCAAAGACTTGTTGGTGGTGCTCTTGGTGGCGGTGCAAAGATGAAGCGGCGCTAA
- a CDS encoding type II secretion system F family protein, with amino-acid sequence MAVYTAQVVDRSGQKVKQKIEANSAEQARTMLEAQYGDVGKVLKQGEIDLGFIEEALSKVTVKDKAVFSRQFAVMINAGVAIVRCLSILGENHSNYKMRKALGAIKTEVQQGVNLSDAMRPHEECFDTLYVSMVEAGEIGGVLDEVLNRLAKVLEDMAKLENQIKSAMTYPLAVAFLAIAVFFGMTVFLIPVFADIFASIGTELPGLTLVMMAISQFLRTNEGLIPIPFGNVIVMFIGLNILFFAVRQYYKTPAGHWQIDALMLKIPLVGDLLQKNAVARFCRIFGTLTRSGVPILSSFDIVGATAGNVVIANSINRAKAEIQEGGMLSVALDRDKVFPILSIQMMTIGEETGELDSMMMKVADFYEDEVEQTVKAMTSILEPVMMVVIAGMVGVILLSMYLPMFKVFETLG; translated from the coding sequence ATGGCTGTATACACTGCTCAGGTAGTTGACCGTAGTGGTCAAAAAGTAAAACAAAAAATAGAGGCTAACTCTGCTGAGCAAGCCCGAACAATGCTTGAAGCCCAATATGGAGATGTGGGCAAAGTCCTGAAGCAAGGGGAGATTGATCTTGGCTTTATTGAGGAGGCTCTCTCAAAAGTAACAGTCAAAGATAAAGCTGTTTTTTCGCGACAGTTTGCGGTGATGATCAATGCTGGTGTGGCGATCGTTCGTTGCCTGAGCATTCTGGGAGAAAACCACAGTAATTACAAGATGCGAAAAGCCTTGGGTGCCATCAAAACTGAGGTACAACAAGGTGTGAATCTCTCTGACGCGATGCGTCCCCATGAGGAATGTTTTGATACCCTTTACGTGAGTATGGTTGAAGCTGGTGAGATAGGTGGTGTGCTTGATGAAGTCCTTAACCGTCTGGCAAAAGTGCTAGAGGATATGGCGAAGTTGGAAAACCAAATTAAGTCAGCAATGACTTATCCATTAGCTGTGGCATTTTTGGCGATCGCCGTATTTTTCGGGATGACGGTTTTTCTGATTCCTGTTTTTGCCGACATTTTTGCAAGTATCGGTACTGAGCTTCCTGGTTTGACCCTTGTAATGATGGCCATCAGTCAATTTTTGCGCACTAACGAAGGCTTAATTCCAATTCCCTTCGGTAATGTCATCGTGATGTTTATTGGTTTAAACATTCTTTTCTTTGCTGTCCGTCAATACTACAAAACCCCCGCAGGCCACTGGCAAATTGACGCCCTCATGCTCAAGATTCCTTTAGTCGGTGACTTGCTTCAGAAGAATGCCGTGGCGAGATTTTGTCGGATTTTTGGTACCTTGACTCGTTCCGGTGTCCCAATTTTGAGCTCATTTGATATCGTCGGTGCGACAGCAGGTAATGTTGTGATCGCGAATTCGATTAATAGAGCAAAGGCTGAAATCCAAGAAGGTGGCATGTTAAGTGTTGCCTTGGATCGAGATAAGGTTTTTCCAATTTTGTCGATTCAGATGATGACCATTGGTGAAGAAACGGGTGAACTTGACAGCATGATGATGAAAGTTGCTGACTTTTATGAGGATGAGGTTGAGCAAACAGTGAAAGCAATGACAAGTATTCTTGAGCCTGTGATGATGGTGGTCATCGCAGGGATGGTTGGTGTAATTTTGCTCTCGATGTATCTGCCAATGTTTAAGGTCTTCGAGACATTAGGTTAA
- a CDS encoding DUF928 domain-containing protein — protein sequence MSKLNFSLQSFLIFMGLGVGLNPVIAAAPHQAETSVSIGTQLSLNLPDTDRGQPGSTLGGGKRGGCINRETKVLFRPVLPVNNEGEAIATTVSTDLNFWWYMPENDAVRAEFSVFAQNNDADALVHYQVINDINQKSGLLQVELPDNTLKPGQSYWWDLTLACDEIDRSADIYLFGSVERQNLAQMVLPNDAALLDKLTATLKGSNSYLSLSSTEAQELASALDTNRSSATVKMVSDRLLTHFTALRSDYAKLNQSLAKAQQNPGINRAEIQSLEMQRGEMVLELAQLSAFYGVWGDTVDFLAEYRADYPNDWQSLLKALFPADDPSTVEEEDLIIRLLSQS from the coding sequence ATGAGTAAGCTCAATTTTTCGTTGCAATCATTCTTGATCTTTATGGGGTTAGGGGTTGGTCTCAATCCAGTGATCGCCGCTGCTCCTCATCAGGCTGAGACAAGCGTTTCGATCGGAACACAACTTAGCCTCAATCTTCCGGATACCGATCGTGGTCAACCTGGCAGTACTCTCGGCGGCGGTAAGCGCGGTGGTTGTATTAACCGTGAAACGAAAGTTCTTTTCCGTCCTGTACTCCCCGTTAATAATGAAGGTGAGGCGATCGCCACAACAGTTTCTACAGACCTCAATTTCTGGTGGTATATGCCAGAGAACGATGCTGTCAGAGCGGAATTCAGCGTCTTTGCTCAAAATAATGATGCTGATGCCCTTGTGCATTATCAAGTGATTAATGACATCAATCAAAAATCTGGTCTACTCCAAGTTGAGTTACCAGACAATACTCTCAAGCCAGGCCAGTCCTATTGGTGGGATCTCACCCTTGCCTGTGATGAGATTGATCGCAGTGCTGATATTTATCTCTTTGGTTCTGTTGAGCGTCAAAATCTTGCTCAGATGGTGCTTCCCAATGACGCAGCTTTATTAGATAAATTGACGGCAACTCTGAAGGGTTCTAACTCTTATCTATCGCTCTCCAGCACTGAAGCTCAGGAGTTAGCATCGGCTCTAGACACAAACCGTAGCTCTGCAACAGTCAAGATGGTTAGCGATCGCCTCCTAACCCACTTCACTGCATTGCGCAGCGACTATGCCAAACTTAACCAGTCCTTGGCGAAAGCACAGCAAAACCCTGGCATTAACCGAGCAGAGATTCAATCCTTGGAAATGCAGCGAGGGGAAATGGTTCTGGAGTTAGCCCAACTGTCTGCGTTTTATGGCGTTTGGGGCGATACAGTCGATTTTCTCGCAGAATATCGCGCTGACTATCCTAACGATTGGCAATCTTTGCTGAAGGCTCTTTTCCCTGCGGATGATCCGAGCACGGTAGAAGAAGAAGACTTGATTATTCGTTTACTCAGCCAGTCTTAA
- a CDS encoding DUF928 domain-containing protein, with the protein MNKYNVGLKFVLVGIGLGYAQKSAIANGLLPPEITQSPPQDHLGQLGNVLTLFPEQSDIGQPKDSGTVGAGSQLYLPIPDSGMPPTPNPTQRGYCINKKAVPLFRGVIPVVGDEVIADTAASEISLWFYIPENDAIRAEFSILSDGDDFSVLGVENKTDFLEHYEEIYDISSRQGFVQIKLPKNALEVGKQYWWDLTLVCDEKDNSANVYIYGSVRRQASSQLRLDTQATTLAALKDALLRSDSALTLSDRQALGAALSDGGQPQTLIWVEDRLKAHYQVLWQRYNQLGQEMDAILATPVNLDRVKLHRLNQERSRIAFELAQLSPFFGLWGDAVDLLATYRADYPQAWQQLLNTIFQDDQFWLEENQGHE; encoded by the coding sequence ATGAACAAATACAATGTTGGCTTGAAATTTGTACTTGTGGGCATTGGTCTTGGCTATGCTCAGAAGTCAGCGATCGCCAACGGTCTATTGCCGCCAGAGATTACGCAGTCCCCACCTCAGGATCATCTTGGCCAATTGGGTAATGTTTTGACGCTTTTCCCAGAGCAGTCGGATATTGGTCAGCCAAAGGATAGCGGCACGGTGGGAGCAGGCTCTCAGCTCTACTTACCCATTCCGGATTCTGGTATGCCACCAACGCCGAATCCGACCCAAAGAGGTTACTGCATTAATAAAAAAGCGGTGCCGTTATTTCGAGGGGTTATCCCTGTGGTGGGAGATGAGGTTATCGCTGACACTGCGGCATCAGAAATTAGCCTTTGGTTCTATATTCCCGAAAATGATGCAATCCGTGCAGAATTTAGCATTCTGAGTGATGGTGATGATTTCAGCGTTTTGGGTGTCGAGAACAAAACAGACTTTTTAGAGCATTACGAAGAAATTTACGATATCAGTAGTCGTCAAGGCTTTGTCCAAATTAAACTACCGAAAAATGCCTTAGAGGTTGGCAAGCAATATTGGTGGGATCTGACATTGGTTTGTGATGAAAAAGATAACAGCGCCAATGTTTATATTTATGGTTCAGTTCGTCGCCAGGCTAGTTCACAGCTGAGATTAGATACCCAAGCTACAACGCTGGCTGCTTTAAAGGATGCCTTATTACGTAGCGATTCAGCTCTGACGTTGTCCGATAGACAGGCATTAGGAGCTGCTCTCTCTGATGGAGGTCAACCCCAAACTTTGATCTGGGTGGAAGATAGACTGAAGGCTCACTATCAAGTCTTATGGCAACGTTATAACCAGTTGGGGCAGGAGATGGATGCGATCTTGGCAACTCCTGTCAACTTAGACAGAGTGAAGCTTCATCGACTTAACCAAGAGCGGAGTCGCATTGCTTTTGAACTTGCTCAGCTTTCACCTTTCTTTGGGTTATGGGGTGATGCGGTAGATCTTTTGGCAACCTACCGTGCGGATTATCCTCAGGCTTGGCAGCAGTTACTGAACACGATCTTTCAAGATGACCAATTTTGGTTAGAGGAGAACCAAGGTCATGAGTAA